AGTCTGAAGAATTACCCTTGCACCGTGTACTTGACCTGGCAATTTTAGTTTGCAGGGCGAAGCTGCATTTTCAAGAGGCTTATCGGTATAAGAATTTATATAATACAGAAAATCCGGTGATAGACAGAGTAGGTTTGCAGGGCGATGCCATGACAGTGGCTGTGTGTACTGATAATGAAAAGATTGATGAGGATATTAAATTATTTAGCCAAGCCCTCAGCGATGATGACGAACTTCTTGGTGAACGATTATCTACTCTATCGAGGATATTAAAGGAGATGGGGTATTAATTGATGAACAGAAAAAAAGAACTGAAGGAGCAATACCTGCAGATGAAACCAGAGATGGGGGTATTTATCATCCGTTCTAAAACCAGTAATAAGTGTTATATTTGGCAAAACTCAAAATTTAAGAGGTACGATCAATAGCACCAAGTTTAAATTGGGAGCCGGCGCTCATCCTAACAGAGAGTTACAAAGAGAATGGACTGATTTGGGAAGAGAAAATGTCTAATGAGAAAATTGAGTTATATAAAAGCTAAAGGTGCTTAAAAATTACCCTGTTTAATACCAATCCCAGGCCAAGACTTAGGCTTGGGAAGTGTGCTTTTTGTCTCTCATGATAGGTACTTTACCGAGAGAATAGCTAATAGAATTTTTAAAATCCAAAACCAGGCATTAAAGTGCTACGTCGGAAATTATGATTATTATTTGTCCAAGAGTAGAGGAGTCGAATAAAATTAAAATAATTTAGCGGCTCCTCTGGATCAACTAATTATTAAGTAGATTATTAAAAAAGCTGCCCTAAAGCGTCAGCGCCAAGAATAGCATTGTAGACCATTTTGGCTTCTACCGGGAAAGGAAGATTATGAATTGTTTCTCCTTGGACAGTAGCGACTTCAGCTACTTTCATTAGCTCATCTTCTTTTACTTCCTCAATACCTAATTCCTTTAATGTAATCGGCAGCCCTACGGAATGACAAAACTCAATTACTTCCATTATTTCATCTGTAGCGCGATCTTCCAGTACTAATTGTACTATAGTTGAAAATGCTACTTTTTCTCCATGATAATAGTGATGAGTTTGTTCCAAAGTTGTAAAACCATTATGAATAGCGTGTGCTGCAGCAAGTCCGCCGCTTTCAAATCCTAAGCCGCTAAGGAGTGTATTGGCTTCGACTATTTTTTCTACAGCAGGGGTTACGGCGTTGTGCTCTACGGCCTCTAAAGCAGGCAAACCATATTCAAGAAGGGTTTGGTAGCATAAATCTGCTAAAGCCAAAGCACTGAAAGTCGGCAGTCCCCCCGACATAGCACTACGGTAAGCTTTAGCACTTGCTCCTGCTTCAAATTTAGTTGCTAGAGCATCCCCCATACCTGCTACCAGAAATCTGGACGGGGCTTTAGCAATAATTGTTGTATCCAGCAGTACTACATCTGGGTTCTTAGGCAGCATTAGATATTCTGCAAATTCTCCTGTTTCAGTATAAATTACAGATAGGGCGCTGCAAGGAGCATCAGTAGAGGCGATGGTAGGTATGACCACAACCGGAAGCTTAGCATAGTAAGCTACAGCTTTTGCTGTGTCTAATGTTTTTCCACCTCCGAAACCAAGAATAATATCAGCATTTTGTTTTTTAGCTACTTCCTGCAAACGGTTTATCTCTGTTTTTGAACATTCTCCATTAAATTTCTCTACCCCATGTTTAATACTACTTAGTCTCGGCACCAGGTTACTGTCAACAGTACTAAGCATAAAAGGGTCTGAAATAATTAAGGCATTAGCTCCAAGACTTTTAATATGCTTTTCAATTTCTCCTAAGGCTCCGGCACCTTGAACATATTTTCCTGGGGAGATAAGAACACGAATCATTGTTATAAATCACCCTTTCTCTTTGACAAACATAGTTTTTTCGTAATAAATTGGAATTATACAGCTATAATTTGTACAAAAAGCTTAGGCGCTTGTAGTAAAGTTTACTAAATAATTGTAAAATTTACTTATAAGTTGAGAATAAGCGTAAAAGGGTGAAAATTATTGTCTAGAGAATTAGATACTATTTTTAAAAACCGTTTCGTACAGGTAATTATGCTTTCGGGGGTTTTATTGCAAATTGGGATTTGGGTGCGGAATTTTGCAATCCTTCTGTTTGTTATGGAAAAAACCAACAACAATGCTGTAGCCGTATCCTTAATTTCCGTTGCAGAATTTGTGCCGATTTTTTTATTTTCTTTTATCGGCGGAACATTTGCTGATCGTTGGCGACCTAAGTTAACTATGATTTGGTGCGATTTGGTAAGCGCCATTTCCGTTTTTCTTGTCTTATTAACTATAATTTTTGGTAGATGGGAATCAGTCTTTTTCGTTACTTTTATTTCAGCTATACTTTCCCAGTTTTCCCAGCCATCTGCCATGAAACTTATTAAGGTCCATGTACCAGGGCAACAATTACAAATTGTCATGTCCATGTTTCAAACATTAATGGCTACCTTTATGATTATTGGACCTATGCTAGGAACATTAGTCTATCAAAGGTTTGGCATTTATCTAGCCGTTAGCATCATGGGAGCAGCATTTTTACTTTCGGCCTGCGTGTTAATATTACTCCCCTCTGATCAAGAAGAAAGTAAAAACGTTGCAGGGGAATTTTGGGTGGAGTTTAAGGCCGGATTTTCCTATGTTTGGTCTAAAAAAGAGCTTTCTTTTCTCGGAACAATCTTTTTTATTTCCGGTTTAGCAGTAGGTATTATTCAGCCTCTGGCAATATTTATCGTCGTCGAGCGCTTAAACTTACCTAAGGAAAGCCTGCAGTGGCTCTTGGCAGTAAATGGAGCTGCCATGCTTTTAGGGGGCGTTGTAGTTGCCGGTTTAGCCAAAAGGGTTACTCCTCAAAAGTTGCTGTTTATGGGCTTGTTAGCTGATACCATAACAGTTGCAGGAGTAGGACTATCTACTAATTGGTATTTGACGCTATTTTTTCAATTTTTAAGCGGGTTTTTTATGCCGTGTATTCATATAGGTACTAATACCTTAATTCTTTGCCAAACGGAAGAAAATTTTGTTGGCAGAGTAAACGGAGTTTTAAATCCACTATTTATTGGATCTATGCTATTTACCATGAGCCTTGCCGGTTGGCTGAAGCTGCATTTATCCTTAGTTGTAGTTTACTGTATTTCCAGTATCTTATTTTTATTGGGTCTGCTTTTGACGGTTCCTCTTTTAAAAATAAAAGAGAACAAAACTGCATAATAACCCAAGTACAAATTTACAAATGGGTTTGCCTTGTTAAATAAGTTAATATAATAATATAAAAAATAAATTTCTAAGAAGGTGACTATTTATAATTTGGAGGTAATCTATGACCAAAAAACACCATATTTTAAGAGAGATAAAAAGATATTTATTGCTTTTTATTGGTTCAATTTTAGCTGCTGTCGGCCTTGAAATTTTTCTTATCCCCAACAATATTATTGATGGGGGGATAGTTGGTATCTCCATCATTAGCAGTTACTTAACGAAACTTCCCCTCGGCCTATTCATTGTGATTCTAAATTTACCTTTTCTAATTTTAGGTTATAAGCAAATCGGAAAAACCTTTGTTATTTCCTCCCTTTTTTCTATAGTTTCACTTTCATTTTGGGTATCAGTCTTTACTCCCATTCCGGGTCTTACGCAAGATATTTTACTAGCAACAGTTTTTGGCGGCATGATTTTAGGTATGGGTGTAGGAATTATTATCCGCTATGGTGGTTCCCTGGACGGAACTGAAATGGTTGCCATAATGATAAACAAGCAAACGCCTTTTTCCGTAGGTGAAACGGTGATGTTTTTTAATATTTTTATTCTCAGCAGTGCCGGATTGATTTTCGGCTGGGATAGAGCCATGTATTCTTTGATTGCTTATTTTATTGCTTTTAAGGTCATCGATATTACCATTGAAGGTCTTGATGAAGTGAAGGCTGCTATGATAATTTCAGATTATGGTGAAGAAATTGCCGATGCTATTACTGCTCGCTTAGGAAGGGGAGTAACTTTTTTAGAGGGAAGAGGCGGTTTCTCAAAAAACAAGAAGACTATTCTTTACTCTGTAGTTACCAGACTGGAGGTTGCTAAACTAAAGTCAATTATTTATGACAAAGATGAAAATGCCTTTGTGACTATTAATGATGTTTTTGACATAATGGGAGGGAAACATAAGAAGCGTGCCATACACTAATACTATTTAATTTTAAATTTGCAATTAATTACCTTCATTTGAAGGAATTAATTGTTTTCTGTAGAATTAGAACTATATGTAAAATTATCTAATGTTTGCAAATAAACTAAATAAACAAGGATGAAAAAATGAATTATTCTATATTATCCTTAGAAAAATTATCTAATTATTTGGCCGAAGAATCCGGCCGAGATCAAGAAGTAATTTTATATGGATTACAAATCCTGTCCTCAGTGCTGATGGGTTATGTATTTTTAATAATAATATCCTGGGCCTTGGGTATTTTTGTTCCAGTGATTACGGCTGCTCTTACAAGTTCTATTTTTAGGGCTTTTTCAGGAGGAGCCCATGCCTCATCCAAATTAAGATGCAGTATAATTGGTTTGCTTATTTTAATTCCCATAGGTTTTTGTGCAAAGTACACGTATGTGGCAATATATCCTTTGATAAATTATATAGTTTTATTTGTTGTACTCTGTGGTATATATGTTATTTACAAGTATGTGCCTGCAGACACCCCGCAAAAACCTATAAATTCTACTTTACAAAAAAAAGTTCTCAAAACGGTTTCGATGGTTTTATTTATGATCTGGATAATTGTCTGTTTTTTATTATCCAACAAAACAAATAATCCGTTTGTTGCTTTACTTGTTTATGCCAGCACTTTGGGAATGTTTTGGCAGTTGGTTTCAGTTACCCCCTGGGGTTATAAATTTGTCGACAACATTGATCATATTCTGCAACTTTCCAAAGAAAGGAGGGATTAGGATGAAAAGAATAGTTATAAGTTTACTTGCTTCTATGGTTACCTTGTTTGCTTTCGTGAATATGGCATCGGCTTGTGCAATTTTTGGATATCAACCGGAAGTTCCTGCGAAACTGAAAAAATAAAATTCTAAATAAGCAAGGTGATATTATGCATTGGTTAGTAGGGGATCTTTCGATCCTATTTTTTTTCTATATGGTACAAGCCTATTTAATCATTGCTACAGGCGTACAATTATTTAATTTGAAGGTAAATCCCAAAAAATTATTATTAAGTGTAGTTATTAGCGGTTTAGCAATTTGGCTCGTCAGGCTATTGTATGTATCGTTTAAACTTTCTTTGGGAACTCACACCCTAGTGCTGTTAATCGCCTTAACTTTAATTATAAAAATGATTCTAAAAATAAATTTTAATTATTCCTTAGGTATTACTTTAAGCACTTTTTGTTTAACAATGTTAGGCTCTGGTATTGCAGGATATATTTCTAACATCAACCATATTAGTCTTGAATATGTTATTAACAATGTTTGGTTACACATCCTATTTGGACAAATAGAAAATATGTTGTTAATTATAGTGTTGGTTATCTCAAAGAAATTTGATTTTCACGTTTTTAAGCCTTTTGAGGGAAAAGATTATGAGATATAAAATTGTTTATACGAATTTTATCTTGCTCCAGCTTTTTCTCTTTCTATTTTTGTCCTATAACTATATAGCCAATGTATTTAGAGTTAACTCCCCTATCATAATTTTAATCATGCTGATTGTAACAATGTTAAGCATTTATTTGTTTTATCAATTGTGTTCTTTATTAGCTAAGCAGATGCAAGCTGAAAAAGAGCGTATTAAATATCAGGAGGCAGAAAAACTGATAAATTCCTTCCGTGCTAAGCACCATGATTTCGTTAACCATTTGCAGGTAATTATGGGATTAACTCAGATGAAGCGTAATACGGAAGTAATTAACTATGTTAAAGAATTATCTAAAGATTTAATTCAAATTGAAAAGTTGGTAAATTTAAAAAGGCCGGAAATTGCTGTTCTAATTAGCACTAAAATAGCAAGTTTAAGTTACTTACAGGCGGATATTGATGTTACTACTAGCCTAGAGAACTTGCAAATTGCCCCGGATAAACTAGTCGGAATATTTGGTAATCTGCTTGATAATGCTTTATATGAAATTGAGTCCCAAAAAGAAAAATGGTTGAAAATTAAAGTCTATGAAGAGGAAGGCTGGTATTATTTCGAGATTACTAATCCTGGCAGTATACCGGATGATGTGCTGCAAAAAATGTTCCAAGCGGGCTTTACAACTAAGGGAGACCAAGGAAGTGGAATGGGTCTATATATTGTGCAAGATTTGGTACAAGGAAACGGTGGATCAATTCAAGTAGAATCCCAGGAGAATAAAACAAAATTTACAATAAAGCTTCCAAATACTAGTTTAAGTAGGGCTATAGTTTAAGTGGCAGTTGGTCAATCCCAACTGCCACTTATTTGTGCGCCCAGCATGGGCGCTTGCTCGTCGGTGAAAGTCCGATACGGGGGTTGATAGTGCCAACCGTTAGCCTAAGACAAGGGTGTCCATCGCGA
This genomic window from Bacillota bacterium LX-D contains:
- a CDS encoding cyclic lactone autoinducer peptide, whose amino-acid sequence is MKRIVISLLASMVTLFAFVNMASACAIFGYQPEVPAKLKK
- a CDS encoding MFS transporter, coding for MSRELDTIFKNRFVQVIMLSGVLLQIGIWVRNFAILLFVMEKTNNNAVAVSLISVAEFVPIFLFSFIGGTFADRWRPKLTMIWCDLVSAISVFLVLLTIIFGRWESVFFVTFISAILSQFSQPSAMKLIKVHVPGQQLQIVMSMFQTLMATFMIIGPMLGTLVYQRFGIYLAVSIMGAAFLLSACVLILLPSDQEESKNVAGEFWVEFKAGFSYVWSKKELSFLGTIFFISGLAVGIIQPLAIFIVVERLNLPKESLQWLLAVNGAAMLLGGVVVAGLAKRVTPQKLLFMGLLADTITVAGVGLSTNWYLTLFFQFLSGFFMPCIHIGTNTLILCQTEENFVGRVNGVLNPLFIGSMLFTMSLAGWLKLHLSLVVVYCISSILFLLGLLLTVPLLKIKENKTA
- a CDS encoding Spo0B domain-containing protein; its protein translation is MRYKIVYTNFILLQLFLFLFLSYNYIANVFRVNSPIIILIMLIVTMLSIYLFYQLCSLLAKQMQAEKERIKYQEAEKLINSFRAKHHDFVNHLQVIMGLTQMKRNTEVINYVKELSKDLIQIEKLVNLKRPEIAVLISTKIASLSYLQADIDVTTSLENLQIAPDKLVGIFGNLLDNALYEIESQKEKWLKIKVYEEEGWYYFEITNPGSIPDDVLQKMFQAGFTTKGDQGSGMGLYIVQDLVQGNGGSIQVESQENKTKFTIKLPNTSLSRAIV
- a CDS encoding accessory gene regulator B family protein, which produces MNYSILSLEKLSNYLAEESGRDQEVILYGLQILSSVLMGYVFLIIISWALGIFVPVITAALTSSIFRAFSGGAHASSKLRCSIIGLLILIPIGFCAKYTYVAIYPLINYIVLFVVLCGIYVIYKYVPADTPQKPINSTLQKKVLKTVSMVLFMIWIIVCFLLSNKTNNPFVALLVYASTLGMFWQLVSVTPWGYKFVDNIDHILQLSKERRD
- a CDS encoding glycerol dehydrogenase, encoding MIRVLISPGKYVQGAGALGEIEKHIKSLGANALIISDPFMLSTVDSNLVPRLSSIKHGVEKFNGECSKTEINRLQEVAKKQNADIILGFGGGKTLDTAKAVAYYAKLPVVVIPTIASTDAPCSALSVIYTETGEFAEYLMLPKNPDVVLLDTTIIAKAPSRFLVAGMGDALATKFEAGASAKAYRSAMSGGLPTFSALALADLCYQTLLEYGLPALEAVEHNAVTPAVEKIVEANTLLSGLGFESGGLAAAHAIHNGFTTLEQTHHYYHGEKVAFSTIVQLVLEDRATDEIMEVIEFCHSVGLPITLKELGIEEVKEDELMKVAEVATVQGETIHNLPFPVEAKMVYNAILGADALGQLF
- a CDS encoding YitT family protein, with protein sequence MTKKHHILREIKRYLLLFIGSILAAVGLEIFLIPNNIIDGGIVGISIISSYLTKLPLGLFIVILNLPFLILGYKQIGKTFVISSLFSIVSLSFWVSVFTPIPGLTQDILLATVFGGMILGMGVGIIIRYGGSLDGTEMVAIMINKQTPFSVGETVMFFNIFILSSAGLIFGWDRAMYSLIAYFIAFKVIDITIEGLDEVKAAMIISDYGEEIADAITARLGRGVTFLEGRGGFSKNKKTILYSVVTRLEVAKLKSIIYDKDENAFVTINDVFDIMGGKHKKRAIH
- a CDS encoding DUF6530 family protein, with translation MKIPTTLKHKPVIVSENYENVDGRYAYNTDAKGLSLGLAQWNDRGKVEISAKVWRYTGEKWSRQSEELPLHRVLDLAILVCRAKLHFQEAYRYKNLYNTENPVIDRVGLQGDAMTVAVCTDNEKIDEDIKLFSQALSDDDELLGERLSTLSRILKEMGY